In a genomic window of Dyadobacter fermentans DSM 18053:
- a CDS encoding amidohydrolase/deacetylase family metallohydrolase: MTAFLRHGCRGWTVFAFLLLALSPAHSQSIDLLIKGGHVIDPKNQIDGVRDVAVISGKIAQVAADIPAANAKKVVDAKGLYVAPGFIDMHAHVFNGTTPDAYIANGHTSVAPDGFTFRTGVTTVVDAGSSGWRNFKLFKAQTIDRAQTRVLAFLNIVGTGMASRYEEQDLTDMNPVMVANMIKRLYPNIIVGIKSAHFWGDYSQVQRAVEAGKLADVPVMVDFGEHRPPLSIEKLFKEYLRPGDIFTHTYAHGPNDRETVVDEQGKVKPFVLEIQKKGLVFDVGHGGGAFAWRQAIPSIRQGFLANVISTDLHTDSMNGGMKGLDNVISKFLNMGVPLPDAILRVTWNPAQVIKRPDLGSLTVGSEADITVFNVRKGDFGFIDARRLKLKGDKKLEAELTIRAGKVVWDLNGISVAGWESEMQAK, translated from the coding sequence ATGACTGCCTTTCTAAGGCACGGCTGTCGCGGCTGGACCGTCTTCGCCTTCCTGCTTCTCGCGCTATCACCGGCGCATTCCCAATCCATCGACCTGCTCATCAAAGGCGGCCACGTCATCGACCCGAAAAACCAGATCGACGGCGTGCGCGATGTGGCGGTTATTTCCGGGAAAATTGCCCAGGTGGCCGCGGACATTCCCGCCGCGAATGCTAAAAAAGTCGTCGACGCCAAAGGTTTGTACGTCGCGCCCGGGTTTATCGACATGCATGCCCACGTTTTTAATGGCACCACGCCCGACGCCTACATCGCCAACGGCCACACGAGCGTCGCGCCCGATGGTTTTACATTCCGGACGGGCGTCACCACCGTCGTGGACGCCGGTTCGTCGGGCTGGCGGAATTTCAAACTTTTCAAAGCGCAAACGATCGATCGTGCGCAAACGCGCGTGCTGGCATTCCTGAACATCGTGGGCACAGGCATGGCGAGCCGCTACGAAGAGCAGGACCTGACGGACATGAATCCGGTAATGGTGGCAAACATGATCAAAAGATTGTATCCCAATATCATCGTAGGTATCAAATCGGCGCATTTCTGGGGCGATTACAGCCAGGTGCAGCGGGCCGTGGAAGCCGGTAAGCTGGCCGACGTGCCGGTAATGGTCGATTTTGGCGAGCACCGGCCGCCGCTGTCGATCGAAAAGCTTTTTAAGGAATACCTCAGGCCGGGCGATATTTTCACGCATACCTATGCCCACGGGCCCAACGACCGCGAAACCGTGGTGGACGAGCAGGGCAAAGTGAAGCCTTTCGTGCTGGAAATACAGAAAAAAGGGCTCGTATTCGATGTCGGTCACGGCGGAGGCGCATTTGCTTGGCGGCAGGCGATCCCATCAATCAGGCAGGGCTTTCTCGCGAATGTGATCAGCACCGATCTGCACACCGACAGCATGAACGGCGGAATGAAGGGTTTGGATAATGTGATCTCCAAATTCCTGAACATGGGCGTACCGCTGCCGGACGCGATCCTGCGCGTCACCTGGAACCCCGCGCAGGTGATCAAGCGCCCCGACCTGGGCAGTCTTACCGTGGGCAGCGAGGCCGACATTACGGTTTTTAACGTCCGCAAAGGCGATTTCGGCTTCATAGACGCCCGCAGATTGAAGCTCAAAGGCGACAAAAAGCTCGAAGCCGAACTGACGATACGTGCCGGAAAGGTCGTGTGGGATCTCAACGGGATCAGCGTAGCGGGTTGGGAATCGGAAATGCAGGCGAAATAG
- a CDS encoding PQQ-dependent sugar dehydrogenase produces MHFYKLKRTGIRAYLGIGLLALALAGATHLPHDTLPAGDADQGGLTTPDDFETLVVADSTGLARHIVVNDNGDIYIKLRYFGKGQGGGTVALRDTNGDGRADVMRNFGNYQDHSSLANGITIHNGYLYYSSSLAVYRSKLIPGQLLPDEKTELILKDDHEHGPHWHITKPMAFDDAGNMYVPFGAPSDACQDMVNSPGGKPGNRGVDPCPELEKHGGIWKFSADKPNQTQADGSLYATGLRSIVGMRWNPADKSLYAVVHGRDNLHRLFPGLFTSWQSAVLPAEEFVKVTQGTNSGWPYYYYDQMKGRKMLNPEYGGDGKKEGEGAKYQKPLIGFPGHWAPNDVLFYQGSQFPERYKNGAFIAFHGSTNRAPYPQAGYFVGFVPFKNGVPSGEWEVFADGFAGVDPIINVSDAKFRPMGLAEGPDGSLYITDSKVGKVWRIMFKGDRKAFGTKQLASMEQHKLLAHIRTPDEVADNLDTQTKELGQRIYNTYCTPCHQRNGMGDGSRFPPLGGSEWVTGDKKRLIEVVANGLEGPIQVAGKPYNDLMPRHDFLKAEELAQVLTYIRRSFGNDAGPVSAGDVRQVLGK; encoded by the coding sequence ATGCATTTTTATAAATTAAAACGCACAGGAATCCGGGCATATCTGGGCATAGGGCTCCTGGCGCTCGCATTGGCCGGCGCAACGCATTTGCCGCACGATACCCTGCCCGCCGGCGACGCCGACCAGGGCGGCCTCACAACGCCCGACGATTTTGAAACGCTCGTGGTCGCCGACAGCACCGGCCTTGCCCGGCACATTGTGGTGAATGATAATGGCGACATTTATATCAAACTCCGCTATTTCGGCAAAGGGCAGGGCGGCGGCACCGTGGCGCTCAGGGATACCAACGGCGACGGCCGGGCGGATGTCATGCGGAATTTCGGTAATTACCAGGACCATAGCAGCCTCGCCAACGGGATCACCATTCACAACGGATATCTTTATTACAGCTCCTCACTGGCTGTTTACCGCAGCAAGCTCATCCCCGGCCAGCTCCTGCCCGACGAAAAAACAGAGCTCATCCTGAAAGATGACCACGAGCACGGCCCGCATTGGCATATCACAAAACCAATGGCCTTCGACGACGCCGGGAATATGTACGTCCCGTTCGGCGCACCTTCGGATGCCTGCCAGGATATGGTGAACTCACCAGGCGGAAAACCCGGCAACCGCGGCGTGGACCCGTGCCCCGAACTCGAAAAGCACGGCGGGATATGGAAGTTCAGTGCCGACAAGCCCAACCAAACCCAGGCCGACGGCTCCTTGTATGCCACCGGCTTGCGAAGTATCGTCGGAATGCGCTGGAATCCTGCGGACAAGAGCCTTTATGCGGTGGTGCATGGCCGGGATAACCTCCATCGCCTGTTTCCGGGCCTGTTCACGTCGTGGCAGAGCGCGGTGCTCCCTGCCGAGGAATTTGTGAAAGTAACGCAGGGCACCAACTCCGGCTGGCCGTATTATTACTACGATCAGATGAAAGGCCGGAAAATGCTCAATCCCGAATACGGAGGCGACGGTAAAAAGGAGGGCGAGGGCGCGAAGTACCAGAAGCCGCTCATAGGGTTTCCGGGACATTGGGCACCGAACGACGTACTTTTTTATCAGGGCAGTCAATTCCCCGAACGATATAAAAATGGTGCATTCATTGCCTTCCACGGTTCCACCAACCGCGCGCCATATCCGCAGGCGGGTTACTTTGTAGGCTTCGTGCCGTTCAAAAATGGCGTTCCCTCGGGCGAATGGGAGGTTTTCGCGGACGGTTTCGCGGGCGTCGATCCGATCATCAATGTAAGTGATGCGAAGTTCAGGCCGATGGGCCTCGCCGAAGGCCCCGATGGCTCATTGTACATCACTGATTCGAAGGTGGGAAAGGTTTGGCGCATTATGTTCAAAGGGGATAGAAAGGCTTTTGGAACAAAACAACTTGCCTCGATGGAACAGCACAAGCTGCTGGCGCATATCCGCACGCCCGACGAAGTGGCCGATAACCTCGATACCCAGACGAAGGAACTCGGCCAGCGCATTTACAACACCTACTGCACGCCCTGCCATCAGCGCAACGGAATGGGCGACGGCAGCCGGTTCCCGCCCCTCGGAGGCTCCGAATGGGTGACGGGCGATAAAAAGCGGCTGATCGAAGTCGTGGCCAACGGCCTTGAAGGGCCCATCCAGGTTGCCGGGAAGCCATATAACGACCTGATGCCACGCCATGATTTCCTGAAAGCCGAGGAGCTGGCCCAGGTGCTTACCTACATCCGCAGGAGCTTCGGCAACGACGCCGGCCCGGTTTCGGCAGGCGATGTGAGGCAGGTATTGGGTAAATAA
- a CDS encoding tail fiber domain-containing protein, giving the protein MITDNKMGLYIGNKWILHVADNGNVGIGADVATPEYRLDVDGRARMRHRGATAGIHFDNSTGVPSGFVGMVTDNKVGLYIGNKWAFQVTDLAGIAAGTNANCHGTNAIALGNGTWADGNESVAFGEGTMAKAWGAMTIGTWNNVQDNSVSTKAGLKASDRIFQIGNGTAFNNLSNAFTVLRNGYVGIGNESIMPSHILDVGGRARMRHNGSTAGIYFDNSQHNSVGFVGMSGDNSIGFYIGNDWKLQVYGNGGTLINGNLGVNGIISESSDRRLKRDFSPLSTSFEKLSKLEGYHYYWKDKERDQSLQTGLIAQDVETLFPELVKTDAKGFKSLNYTGLIPHLIESVKTLAALNAKLGSENAGIKSENVAIQALLAALTARLDQLAATVAPAGTTAK; this is encoded by the coding sequence ATGATCACCGATAACAAGATGGGGCTGTACATCGGAAACAAATGGATTCTTCATGTTGCAGACAACGGGAATGTCGGAATCGGAGCTGATGTTGCGACTCCTGAATACCGATTAGACGTCGACGGACGCGCGCGGATGAGGCATAGAGGTGCTACTGCGGGTATTCACTTCGACAATTCGACCGGTGTGCCGAGTGGCTTTGTAGGTATGGTTACCGATAATAAGGTAGGATTATATATTGGCAACAAATGGGCTTTTCAGGTAACAGATCTTGCGGGAATTGCCGCAGGTACCAACGCAAACTGCCACGGAACCAATGCCATAGCTCTAGGGAACGGTACATGGGCGGATGGCAATGAGTCGGTTGCTTTTGGAGAAGGAACAATGGCGAAAGCCTGGGGTGCAATGACGATAGGCACATGGAACAACGTCCAGGATAATTCGGTGTCGACAAAGGCGGGCCTGAAAGCGTCAGACAGAATTTTTCAAATTGGAAACGGTACAGCATTCAACAATTTATCGAATGCCTTCACAGTACTCCGGAATGGTTATGTGGGGATTGGAAATGAAAGTATTATGCCCAGTCATATTCTGGATGTTGGAGGACGTGCCCGTATGCGGCACAACGGAAGCACTGCCGGAATATACTTCGATAATTCACAGCATAACTCCGTCGGTTTTGTAGGTATGTCGGGCGATAATTCGATAGGATTTTATATTGGAAATGATTGGAAGCTTCAAGTTTATGGAAATGGCGGTACACTTATAAACGGGAACCTGGGTGTTAATGGAATCATAAGTGAATCCTCCGACCGCCGCCTTAAACGCGACTTTTCTCCTTTATCAACCAGTTTTGAAAAGCTGAGTAAACTAGAAGGTTATCACTATTATTGGAAAGATAAGGAGCGTGACCAGTCATTACAAACCGGCCTCATTGCGCAGGATGTGGAGACATTATTCCCAGAGTTGGTCAAAACGGATGCAAAGGGCTTTAAGTCATTGAATTATACGGGGCTTATCCCGCACCTCATCGAGTCGGTGAAGACCCTTGCCGCATTGAACGCGAAGCTGGGTTCGGAAAATGCGGGAATCAAAAGTGAAAATGTGGCTATACAAGCTCTGCTTGCGGCTTTAACTGCCAGATTAGACCAACTGGCCGCCACAGTTGCTCCGGCTGGAACAACAGCAAAGTAG
- a CDS encoding carbon-nitrogen hydrolase family protein produces MARSRRNGVHAQKDDFLDKTDYLLTMTQAVTITSAQYPITEHADFASWQRHTEKWVADAAIRGANLLLFPEYGAMELVSIFNAEIRADIRRQIQELDALKDDFCKTFEMLARKYGVIIVAPSIPVIEHARNLNRAFVFSPTGMAGYQDKFFMTRFENEHWGIESAPRQLTVFEADWGKFGIQICYDVEFPIGARKLSDAGANLILAPSCTETIRGATRVHVGARSRALENQCYTVVSQTVGEALWSPAVDVNYGYAACYTTPDKNMPEEGIIGTMPAQQEGWLMQNLDFALIEEVRADGHVFNFKDQSRVTLEMKDAAISVVHTKL; encoded by the coding sequence ATGGCCCGATCTCGGAGAAACGGCGTCCACGCCCAAAAAGATGATTTTCTGGACAAAACCGATTACCTATTGACCATGACCCAGGCAGTTACCATTACTTCGGCACAATACCCGATCACCGAACACGCAGATTTTGCTTCGTGGCAGCGGCACACCGAAAAATGGGTTGCCGACGCCGCCATCCGGGGCGCAAACCTGCTGCTTTTTCCGGAATATGGCGCCATGGAGCTGGTGAGCATTTTCAACGCGGAAATCCGCGCCGACATTCGCCGGCAAATCCAGGAGCTGGATGCCTTGAAAGACGATTTTTGCAAGACATTCGAAATGCTTGCCCGGAAATACGGTGTCATCATCGTGGCACCGAGCATCCCGGTGATCGAGCATGCGAGGAATCTCAACCGCGCATTTGTGTTCTCACCTACGGGAATGGCCGGTTACCAGGACAAATTCTTCATGACGCGCTTTGAAAACGAGCATTGGGGAATAGAAAGCGCCCCACGGCAGCTCACCGTTTTCGAAGCCGACTGGGGCAAATTCGGCATTCAGATATGCTACGACGTGGAATTCCCCATCGGCGCGCGAAAGCTCTCCGATGCCGGCGCGAACCTGATTCTCGCCCCCAGCTGCACCGAAACCATTCGCGGCGCCACGCGTGTACACGTGGGCGCCCGCTCGCGGGCGCTCGAAAACCAGTGCTACACGGTCGTATCACAAACCGTCGGCGAAGCATTATGGTCGCCAGCCGTCGACGTTAATTACGGCTATGCCGCTTGTTACACGACCCCGGACAAGAACATGCCCGAGGAGGGCATTATCGGCACCATGCCCGCACAGCAAGAAGGCTGGCTCATGCAAAACCTCGATTTCGCGCTCATTGAGGAAGTCCGCGCGGACGGGCATGTTTTTAACTTTAAGGACCAGTCGCGCGTGACGTTGGAAATGAAGGATGCTGCAATTTCCGTTGTTCATACAAAATTATAA
- a CDS encoding T9SS type A sorting domain-containing protein: MKTFYRLMCITLIGISMHFTSQAQCTLTDPAIELNHVGDSNGNCVVNINLSFTINKNFGNKFTYVHIWAPSSYPNIDYKKAPDKTALGAVLATLALDTRGAVTLLPDYSADNQIQPLFTGLTLLEEDLGSGLVRVTIDNIQFTVPGACETLPILKGDVWSTQAATNNPAVHCYNRGFNLRINDPMITGKINCNEPEGPRTYDLDIVSTNPTAFSVTYKLYLDDGELTNGQPTFSTMDDELIYTSPPTNLSTSEPIVSKDQPYTYAFLEDKRSIWVVLTSPTLPNAIIAELKNNCTITLPVTLARFSGSLLDNAVSLSWTTTEEAGSSHFDIERSADAKEFIQLGRIQANGNSSVTKQYRFVDTKPLSGNNYYRLRMVDTDGSFEYSRTIAIDNGSNSVAFELLGNPAPNREIKFLLKNEKASNIRLFDLSGKTIGFSLSQSGNEFVLRPKGSFSSGLYILSLQRNGASMLTKKVLMP; the protein is encoded by the coding sequence ATGAAAACTTTCTACCGTTTGATGTGCATTACCTTGATAGGTATTTCTATGCATTTCACGTCGCAAGCACAGTGCACGCTGACCGATCCCGCAATTGAATTAAACCATGTTGGTGACAGTAACGGGAATTGTGTGGTGAACATTAACCTCTCCTTCACCATCAATAAGAATTTTGGAAACAAGTTTACGTATGTTCACATATGGGCTCCTTCCTCATATCCCAACATCGACTACAAAAAAGCACCGGACAAAACTGCCCTCGGTGCTGTGCTTGCCACGCTCGCGCTTGATACGCGTGGAGCAGTTACCTTATTGCCAGATTATAGTGCTGACAATCAAATACAGCCACTATTTACAGGCTTAACACTATTGGAGGAAGACTTGGGTTCGGGGCTGGTCCGTGTCACGATCGACAATATCCAGTTCACTGTTCCCGGTGCTTGCGAAACTCTTCCCATCCTGAAAGGAGATGTGTGGTCTACCCAGGCCGCAACCAATAATCCGGCTGTACACTGCTATAACCGCGGTTTCAACCTACGCATTAACGACCCGATGATAACCGGAAAAATCAACTGTAACGAGCCCGAAGGACCACGCACCTACGACCTGGATATCGTATCCACGAACCCTACTGCTTTTTCCGTAACATATAAATTGTACCTGGATGACGGCGAGCTGACCAACGGCCAGCCAACGTTCAGCACTATGGATGATGAGCTTATCTATACGAGCCCGCCAACTAATTTGTCAACGTCGGAGCCGATCGTGAGCAAAGACCAGCCCTATACGTATGCGTTCCTTGAAGACAAACGCTCGATATGGGTCGTTTTGACAAGCCCTACCTTGCCGAATGCCATCATTGCGGAATTGAAAAACAATTGTACTATCACATTGCCCGTGACGCTGGCGCGGTTCAGTGGCTCTTTGCTCGACAACGCGGTGAGCCTTTCCTGGACCACCACCGAAGAGGCCGGGAGCAGCCATTTTGACATCGAGCGCAGCGCCGATGCAAAAGAATTCATTCAGCTCGGCCGCATTCAGGCTAACGGCAATTCTTCGGTGACAAAACAATACCGTTTCGTGGACACCAAACCGCTGAGCGGTAATAACTACTACCGGTTGCGAATGGTAGATACCGACGGAAGCTTCGAATATTCACGCACGATCGCGATCGATAATGGCTCAAACAGCGTGGCATTCGAGCTGCTGGGTAACCCGGCGCCGAACCGGGAGATCAAATTCCTCCTCAAAAACGAGAAGGCGTCCAACATCCGCCTTTTCGACCTGTCGGGAAAAACGATCGGTTTCTCGCTCAGCCAAAGCGGCAACGAGTTTGTGCTGAGGCCGAAAGGTAGCTTCTCATCGGGTCTGTACATTCTTTCGCTGCAACGTAATGGCGCCAGTATGCTCACGAAGAAGGTTTTGATGCCATAG
- a CDS encoding tail fiber domain-containing protein has product MRNFLASICLLLYHLPCTAQSPQKFSFQGIARSIDGKTVSNAVVGIRISIRSASPAGEIVYQETQAPLTGYDGIFNIKIGEGNGIVGNVGAILWKKHAHYLQLEMDVSGGASYIDLGTTQLLSVPYALHSEQAAKWSDGYPVVQKNDVLVPGDPDIAKHRLPTVGAGSRLIWYPKKAAFRAGIVGNGAWEDAQIGDFSAAFGTNTLASGANSAAFGTASLSTTANSFATGNETSASGWASATFGSHTAAKANGSFTAGFFNDNTDNPHPALLDPADRIFQIGNGDNNARKNAVTVLRNGNIGFGSVATSPTHILDVGGRLRIRHKDATAGLFFDNSSAVPTGFVGMITDDNVGFYLGKWRWQVHSNGAVATGGGNAIGDESVALGPGTTAKAYGAVTIGAFNNVQDNSVGNYAGAKTSDRIFQIGNGMGNQALSNALTVQRNGNVGIGNNALFPTHILEVGGRARIHHNGSTAGIHFDNSQHQVDGFVGMKTDDQVGLYLGNSWMFWVDNGGTGYINNAIVQTSDRRLKRDFVPLSSSLGKLTSLNGYHYFWKDKERDPSLQTGLIAQEVEKLFPELVKTDSKGFKSLNYTGLIPHLIEAVKSLKSHNEALAISNANLQKRLRRIEDVLQATPRRSKDSQHRAETGDEIF; this is encoded by the coding sequence ATGAGAAATTTTCTGGCTAGTATCTGTCTCCTCTTGTACCATCTTCCCTGCACGGCCCAATCGCCGCAGAAGTTCAGTTTTCAGGGAATCGCCCGAAGCATCGACGGGAAAACTGTAAGCAATGCAGTTGTCGGAATACGAATTTCCATTCGCTCAGCATCGCCCGCCGGAGAGATCGTGTACCAGGAGACCCAGGCGCCGTTGACAGGCTACGACGGGATTTTCAATATCAAGATCGGTGAAGGTAACGGCATCGTAGGCAATGTGGGAGCAATTCTATGGAAGAAGCATGCCCACTATCTTCAACTGGAAATGGATGTGTCCGGCGGGGCCAGCTACATTGATTTGGGGACAACGCAGCTCCTGAGCGTACCATATGCCCTGCATTCAGAACAGGCAGCGAAATGGTCGGACGGATATCCCGTAGTTCAAAAGAACGATGTTTTAGTACCAGGCGATCCTGACATCGCAAAACATCGTCTCCCCACGGTAGGCGCCGGTTCGCGGCTGATCTGGTATCCTAAAAAAGCCGCATTCAGGGCCGGAATTGTCGGGAACGGCGCCTGGGAAGATGCGCAGATCGGCGATTTCTCGGCAGCCTTCGGAACTAACACCCTCGCTTCCGGAGCAAACAGCGCGGCCTTTGGAACAGCTTCGTTATCGACAACCGCGAATTCGTTCGCCACCGGAAACGAAACAAGCGCTTCCGGCTGGGCCAGCGCTACTTTCGGTAGCCACACCGCAGCGAAAGCTAACGGATCTTTCACAGCCGGGTTTTTCAACGACAACACCGATAACCCACACCCAGCCTTGCTTGACCCCGCCGACCGGATTTTCCAGATCGGTAACGGCGATAACAATGCACGCAAGAATGCAGTTACCGTTTTAAGGAATGGCAACATTGGTTTCGGCAGTGTCGCAACCAGTCCAACACACATCCTCGACGTCGGAGGGAGGCTGCGGATCAGACATAAGGACGCCACGGCAGGGTTGTTCTTCGATAACTCGTCGGCGGTTCCTACTGGCTTTGTGGGTATGATTACAGACGATAACGTTGGATTTTATCTCGGAAAGTGGCGCTGGCAGGTGCATTCAAACGGCGCGGTTGCTACGGGAGGCGGGAATGCCATCGGCGATGAATCGGTGGCGCTGGGGCCGGGGACAACCGCCAAAGCGTATGGCGCTGTCACGATTGGCGCATTTAATAATGTCCAGGACAATTCGGTAGGCAATTACGCGGGGGCCAAAACCTCGGACCGGATTTTTCAAATAGGTAATGGAATGGGAAATCAGGCCCTTTCCAATGCCCTCACCGTTCAAAGGAACGGGAATGTCGGGATAGGCAACAATGCCTTGTTTCCAACCCACATTCTGGAAGTAGGCGGCCGCGCGCGTATCCATCACAACGGGAGCACGGCGGGCATTCATTTCGATAATTCCCAACACCAGGTCGACGGCTTCGTGGGAATGAAAACGGATGATCAGGTAGGGCTTTATCTCGGCAATTCCTGGATGTTCTGGGTTGATAATGGCGGAACCGGATATATCAACAATGCCATCGTGCAGACATCCGACCGCCGCCTCAAACGCGATTTCGTGCCGCTGTCATCAAGCCTCGGCAAATTGACCAGCCTCAACGGATACCATTATTTCTGGAAGGACAAGGAACGTGACCCATCATTGCAAACCGGACTCATCGCGCAGGAAGTGGAGAAACTGTTCCCTGAATTGGTCAAAACAGACAGTAAGGGCTTCAAATCGCTGAACTACACCGGATTAATCCCGCATTTGATCGAGGCGGTGAAGTCATTGAAATCGCACAACGAAGCCCTGGCAATTTCAAATGCAAATTTACAGAAGCGTTTACGGCGGATCGAGGATGTATTGCAGGCGACGCCCCGCAGAAGCAAGGACAGCCAGCACCGGGCAGAAACCGGAGACGAGATTTTCTAA
- a CDS encoding amidohydrolase/deacetylase family metallohydrolase has translation MKALLFQITGCWLAFAALVAVNARAQSYDLLIKGAHVIDPASSVNARMDVAVSQGKIARVAADIRGSAAQVINADGLYLTPGFIDPHTHVFVGAQTGQFANGVNSVSPDDFTFRSGVTTVVDAGTSGWRSFPLFKKQVIDQSKTRILAFLNISGGGMTGAAHEQNLQDMNVDSAVATIRQYAAVIAGVKIGHYNGKEWTPFDNALNAAKQSGKPLFVECHLPEYSLEDQLARMRPGDMITHTFENIKERMPIVGDDGRVRPFVLEARKRGVLFDLGHGGAGFWFDQAVPAVKQGFWPNSFGTDLHRFSMNSAMKDMSNVMSKFMAMGLSLEEVVRIATWNAAQAIGHPELGALREGNPADIALFRLREGTFGFMDSVGNSISGSRKLEVEMTVREGKVVWDLNGLAAKKKGF, from the coding sequence ATGAAAGCATTATTATTCCAAATCACGGGATGCTGGCTCGCATTCGCGGCGTTGGTCGCTGTAAATGCCCGTGCCCAATCCTACGACCTGCTCATCAAAGGCGCGCACGTGATCGATCCGGCCAGCTCGGTCAATGCCAGGATGGACGTTGCCGTGAGTCAGGGGAAAATCGCCCGGGTGGCGGCTGATATCCGCGGCTCGGCGGCGCAGGTGATCAATGCCGACGGCCTGTACCTCACGCCCGGATTTATCGATCCGCACACGCATGTGTTCGTAGGCGCGCAGACGGGACAATTTGCCAATGGTGTAAACAGTGTTTCGCCCGACGATTTTACATTCCGCTCGGGTGTAACCACCGTTGTGGACGCGGGAACTTCCGGCTGGCGGAGCTTTCCGTTGTTTAAAAAACAGGTGATTGATCAGTCCAAAACCCGCATTCTGGCATTTCTGAACATCTCCGGCGGCGGTATGACGGGCGCGGCGCATGAGCAGAACTTGCAGGACATGAATGTGGATTCGGCTGTTGCCACGATCCGGCAATATGCGGCTGTGATCGCAGGCGTGAAGATCGGGCATTATAACGGGAAGGAATGGACGCCGTTCGATAATGCATTGAATGCTGCCAAACAATCCGGCAAGCCGCTTTTTGTCGAATGCCATTTACCGGAATATTCCCTGGAAGATCAGCTGGCCAGAATGCGGCCCGGCGATATGATCACCCACACGTTCGAGAACATCAAAGAACGAATGCCGATTGTAGGCGACGACGGCCGCGTGCGCCCCTTCGTGCTCGAAGCCCGGAAGCGCGGCGTGCTGTTCGACCTCGGTCATGGCGGTGCTGGTTTCTGGTTCGATCAGGCGGTGCCCGCCGTGAAGCAGGGTTTTTGGCCCAATTCGTTTGGGACGGACCTGCATCGTTTCAGCATGAACTCTGCCATGAAGGATATGTCAAACGTCATGTCGAAGTTCATGGCGATGGGCCTTTCGCTTGAAGAGGTGGTGCGGATCGCGACGTGGAATGCGGCCCAGGCAATCGGTCATCCCGAGCTGGGTGCACTGCGCGAGGGAAATCCGGCCGATATCGCATTGTTCCGGTTGCGGGAAGGTACATTCGGTTTCATGGATTCTGTCGGAAACAGCATCAGCGGCAGCCGGAAGCTGGAAGTGGAAATGACCGTCCGCGAGGGAAAGGTAGTGTGGGATTTGAATGGGCTCGCAGCGAAGAAAAAGGGATTTTAA